The genomic window CTGCCGTTGCCGCTCCGGATCGCCGTCGAGCTGCGAGGTTGCCGAGCTGACCGTTCCGATCGGTGACATCTCGGTCATGCCCCACGCGTGAACGCCTTCGATGCCCAGCTCTTCGAGCCCGTCGAAAAGCGACCGCGGCATCGCCGAGCCGCCGATGACGATGCGCCGCAGGTCCGGCAGGCGTTGGCCGGCAGCCTTGAGCGCGTCGCGCACCGCGATCCACACCGTCGGTACGCCGGCCGAGAACGTAACCCGCTCCTGCGAGCACAGCTCGATGACGCCGGGAGCGTCGAGCCGTTCCATCGGCAGAATCAAATCCGCGCCGACGAGCGGTGCAATGAACGGAAATCCCCACGCGTTGACGTGGAACATCGGAACGATCGGCAAAACGCGATCGCGTTCGCGCAGCCCGATGTAATCGGCCAAGCACGAGGCGAGCGCGTGGAGGTAGGTCGAGCGATGCGAGAACAGCACGCCTTTGGGATCGCCCGTCGTTGCCGACGTATAGCATAGGATCGCAGCGGAGCGTTCGTCGATAAGCGGCCAGTCGAAGCGTTCGGGCTTGGATGCGACCAGCTGCTCGTAATCGAGCGCGCCGTCGACGGGTTCGTTCAGCTCGCCCATTGCCACGAACGTTCGCATCGTATCCGGCTGCAGCGCACGAAAGGCTTGCACCGCCTTGGCCAGCGAGGCATCGAAAAAGACGACGCGATCGGCCGCGTGATCGAGAATGAACGCCACCTGGTCGGGGAAGAGCCGGATGTTGACCGTGTGGAGCACCGCCCCGATCATCGGAACGGCGTAATAGAGCTCCATGTGCCGGTGGCCGTTCCACGCGAACGAAGCGACCCGGTCGCCCGGCTCGATACCGAGTTCGACGAGCGCGTGAGCCAGTTGCGCGACTCGCTTGGCGAAAGCGGGGTACGTGTAGCGAATCAGGCCGGTTCCCTCGCGCGAGACGATACCTTTGCGCGGGTGAGCGCGAACCGCGTGCTCGAGAATCGAGCGAATCGCGAGCGGCCGATCCGACATCGTGGAGGGCAGGGTCAGCGAAAGATCTTTCAACACAAAAACCTCCCGATCGCGCGGATCGAATCGTCGTGCATGACGATTCCGAAGTGGTTGGCTTCGATTTCCTGCGCCCTCGCCGAGGGAGTCGATTTCAGGAACGCCGCGAGGTCGCCTTCCGTCACGATGTGCCCGGACGAATCGCCGAGCGGATGGGCTGCGCGCAGCAGCAACAC from Candidatus Baltobacteraceae bacterium includes these protein-coding regions:
- a CDS encoding long-chain fatty acid--CoA ligase, which codes for MKDLSLTLPSTMSDRPLAIRSILEHAVRAHPRKGIVSREGTGLIRYTYPAFAKRVAQLAHALVELGIEPGDRVASFAWNGHRHMELYYAVPMIGAVLHTVNIRLFPDQVAFILDHAADRVVFFDASLAKAVQAFRALQPDTMRTFVAMGELNEPVDGALDYEQLVASKPERFDWPLIDERSAAILCYTSATTGDPKGVLFSHRSTYLHALASCLADYIGLRERDRVLPIVPMFHVNAWGFPFIAPLVGADLILPMERLDAPGVIELCSQERVTFSAGVPTVWIAVRDALKAAGQRLPDLRRIVIGGSAMPRSLFDGLEELGIEGVHAWGMTEMSPIGTVSSATSQLDGDPERQRQERYKAGRFAPIVEWRLVDEHGADLPADGTSRGELLVRGFAVTTSYYRNDTATAAAFEPDGWFHTGDICTIDAYGYLEIVDRVKDFIKSGGEWISSVEVENTIMGHAAVREACVFGLAHPKWQERPVAAVVLREGHRLGEEELRDWLTQHLAHWQIPDRILFLDAIPRTGVGKFLKRELRTRFEGLLTGAQTS